DNA sequence from the Leptospiraceae bacterium genome:
AGATAAGGAATTAACTCACCGGTTTCTTGAATCCAGGAAGCATCCCTATCTTCCAATTTGACACAGAGTGTTTCTAAGAAAAATCGTTTTAAAAAATTCTCATAGAAGTTACTTTTCTTGTTCTCATATTCCGCAAGCTTGCGGACCAGATACCTTTCATCTTTTTCTAAAAGATGTTTCTTCTGGAGAAAATACAGAAAGATAATTCTATCCAATAAGACCTGTGCATATAATCTCTTATCATCCGGATCTGCTACTCCTTGGATTTGTTTTACAAGCTGTAGTCTTTTTTTGGAATAGTCTGTATAAAATCTTTTGGAAACATCTTTTCTATCGAATAGGTCATCAAAGGTTTCAATCTGCTCGTATTTTAATTTAGAAACCCTTTGAATCCCTATTGGGTTTTCTCTATTTCTGATTTCTTCTTTTTTTATTGTATAACGAACAATTTTTGATTTTCCTTCATAACCTATTTTAACAAAAGTCATAGAAGAAAAATCTTGCGGAACGGCTAAAACACAATAGCGATTATATGTAAAGGAATTGATACGTTTGTTTATTTCAGATTTTTCCTCATAGAAGAATATTTCAATAAATTCGTCTTCTGCAATATTAAAAATGAATGCTCCATCATTTTCTCTGACCTGAAAACCCAAAAAAGAAAAATAGTTATACACATCATCTATGGATTGAATTTCTAAAAACTTGCTCTTAAGCTGTTCTACCTTGGACATTACATTACCTCTGGGTTTATGACCATATTTATATATATCTTACGTTTACACTTCTATAAACTCTTTGATGCTGAGTTCTTTTCCTATTTATAAAAGAAGAGAGTTTAAGATTTCTTTAATCTGGTTTTCTAAAACTGGAATATCATCTGTTATGATATTCCAAACAACCTGATAATCAATACCAAAGTACTCATGAGTTATGATATTTCGAACACCGACAATACTTCTCCAATCAATATTATTGTATTCTATTCTCATTTTATCTGAAATTCTTGCAGCTGCTTCTCCGATATCCTGTAAAGCTTTTGCACAAGCATATTTTGTTTTTAAATCATTCAGAAAATCTTGCTTACTCAGTCCTTTTACAAATATTTGTATAACTTTAGTATTATCTAAAATATGTTTTAGCCTATCTATATCTGAAAGTTTTTCATTTCTCATATATTAGAATCTTATCCTTTTCTATTCTATTAGCAAAATCAAGTGTTTCATTATGATTGTCGTATAATGCACCGCTGGAAATGACATCTACTTCTATGGGAAACATTTCTTTAATATCCAAAATCATTCTTGAAAACAAAAGCCCCACTTTTTGCTCAGGTTCTAATTCTAAAAGTATATCCAGATCACTTTCATGATCCATTTCATTTCTTGCATAAGAACCGAATAAATAAACTTTTTTTATAGGTTTATCTGCTGCATAAGCAAACATTTTCTCTTTTACATCTTCTATAGAAATCATATATATCTCTTTTTTATATTCTATCCTTTCTATATATAAATACTTAATACTAACTGGCTATGAATTTCCGAACTTTTGTAAAGACTTCCTCTCATACTGGAATCCTCTAAAATCACTTCATTATAGAATGTAAATAGAGCGGAAGCAAAATCATTAAAAGCGACTTTAGGAACCTGTTTAATGTTAATATTATATTTATTTAAAGTATCTTTTAATTTATTTGCTTTATCCGAAGAAAGCTGAGTCGTTCCCAGTATTTGCATCATTTCTTTAAAAACAATCTCTGCATCTTCTCGAATTGTTTTAGCAAACTCAAAAAAGTTCTCTTCCACGAAAAGAGCTTTTTGTTTTTTTAAACCCTGCAAAGTCTGTATAAGTTGAACCTGAATCCCCTTCACGGAACTCACTTTTTGAGAAACCTTATGAGGATCGGCTTCTTTAAGTCTTTCAATAAAGATTTCTTTAAATGCAAGATTTATCTCTTCTTCTGCCTTTTCCACCCATTCTTTATTTTCCACTTCCACACGTGTAAAACCCTCTGACTGAAGATTAGCCTTTTCAAAGAACTCTTCCGGAAAAGCATATTCTACATTTTCATTTCCTTTTTTACATAAGAATACACGGGAAAGAAGGTCTCTATTCTGATTCCGTTCTCCATAGATTTCATATAATTTATAGATGGTGTTAGGATTTTTATTGGTAATAGTATAATATTCAGCTTTCTTTTTAGGAACACCCTTAAAATCAGAACTCCTGAGATGATTTTCTTTAGCTGCAACGAATAGCTTCGCTCTAAAGAAATCTTCTTCCGTTTCTCCTTCTATACCGGAAAAAAGAGAATTACTTTTACTGTTTATTTCATATTCACTTACGGAATTGGCATTATAATTCTTTTTAAGTTGTTCACCTATAATCTGTGGATTGATCTCTTCTTCATCGGAACTTAAAATAGCCATTTCTTTTCCTAAAAGAGTATTTACCTGGCTTATTTTAGCACTTAAGATTTCGAGTAACTTTAAAAAACGCTCTAAAATTTTATCAGGTGTAAAATTAAAAACCTTAATTTTATTTTCAGAACCAATACGATTGATTCTACCCACTCTCTGTACAATTTTCATTGGATTCCAGGGAAGGTCAAAATTGATAAGTAAATCTGCATCCTGTAAGTTTACACCTTCAGCTAAAACGTCGGTAGAAATTAAGAGATTTAATTCTTCACTTTCTGTTATATTTTCTACTTTTCTGGCTCTGGGTGCAAACTTATCTAAAACTTTAGATATTCTACCCGAAGTTCTATCATCACCACTTACAGTATCAAATAATAAATCGATTTTATTATCTTCACAGGCTTGTTGAATATGATATTTAATATATTCTAAAGTATCCTTATAGGAACAAAAGCAAAGAGCCTTAATAAAATGAGAACGGTTTAATCTATCTAAGAAAATTTCTATCTTGGGCTCTTTAAGGCTTAGTGGTTCATCAGGTTTTTCTCGTAAAGGTATAATGTAAGATTCTATAAAATCATTTATTGTTTTTATATCAGTTTCACACCATTTTATAACGGTTTCTTTATCAAT
Encoded proteins:
- a CDS encoding nucleotidyltransferase domain-containing protein encodes the protein MISIEDVKEKMFAYAADKPIKKVYLFGSYARNEMDHESDLDILLELEPEQKVGLLFSRMILDIKEMFPIEVDVISSGALYDNHNETLDFANRIEKDKILIYEK
- a CDS encoding DUF86 domain-containing protein produces the protein MRNEKLSDIDRLKHILDNTKVIQIFVKGLSKQDFLNDLKTKYACAKALQDIGEAAARISDKMRIEYNNIDWRSIVGVRNIITHEYFGIDYQVVWNIITDDIPVLENQIKEILNSLLL